A genomic window from Punica granatum isolate Tunisia-2019 chromosome 2, ASM765513v2, whole genome shotgun sequence includes:
- the LOC116196197 gene encoding 60S ribosomal protein L7a-1-like, with product MAPKRGVKAPAAAKKKQEKVTNPLFEKRPKQFGIGGALPPKRDLTRFVKFPKTVQIQRKRRILKQRLKVPPTLNQFTKTLDKNLATNLFKMLLKYRPEDKAAKKERLMAKAKAEAEGKSTGLDAKKPIVVKYGLNHVTYLIEQNKAQLVVIAHDVDPIELVVWLPALCRKMEIPYCIVKGKARLGTIVHKKTASVLCLTTVKNEDKMEFSRILEAIKANFNDKYDEYRKKWGGGIMGSKSQAKTKAKEKVLAKEAAQRMS from the exons ATG gCTCCCAAGAGAGGTGTAAAAGCTCCCGCTGCAGCTAAGAAGAAGCAG GAGAAGGTGACGAATCCTTTGTTTGAGAAGAGGCCGAAGCAGTTTGGCATTGGAGGAGCCCTGCCTCCGAAGAGGGACTTGACCAGATTCGTCAAGTTCCCGAAGACTGTACAGATtcagaggaagaggaggatcCTCAAGCAAAGGTTGAAGGTTCCCCCGACTTTGAACCAGTTCACAAAGACCCTTGACAAGAATTTGG CGACCAACCTGTTCAAGATGCTCCTCAAGTACAGGCCTGAGGACAAAGCAGCCAAGAAGGAACGGCTCATGGCTAAGGCCAAGGCTGAGGCAGAAGGGAAATCAACAGGACTTGACGCTAAGAAGCCGATTGTTGTGAAATATGGTCTTAACCATGTCACCTACCTTATTGAGCAG AACAAGGCACAATTGGTAGTCATCGCTCATGATGTGGATCCGATCGAATTGGTCGTCTGGCTTCCTGCCCTGTGCAGGAAAATGGAAATCCCTTACTGCATCGTGAAGGGAAAAGCACGTCTTGGAACA ATCGTCCACAAGAAAACTGCCTCAGTTCTCTGCTTGACGACAGTGAAGAACGAAGACAAGATGGAATTCAGCAGGATCCTTGAGGCCATCAAG GCGAACTTCAACGACAAGTACGACGAGTACAGGAAGAAGTGGGGCGGCGGAATCATGGGTTCGAAATCGCAGGCGAAGACCAAGGCTAAGGAGAAGGTTCTTGCCAAGGAAGCTGCCCAGAGGATGAGCTAG
- the LOC116196195 gene encoding ACT domain-containing protein ACR6 isoform X1, whose translation MDDEFAKLIRRMNPPRVVIDNKTCEDATVIQVDSLNKHGILLEVVQVLTDMNLVITKAYISSDGGWFMDVFNVVDQDGKKIRDKEVMDNVKRRIENSASLAPSRRGSVGVMHSEEQTSIELTGTDRPGLLSEVCAVLSTLDCNVTNAEIWTHNYRAAAVVHVTDDLTGSAIKDPKRLVTIKKKLCNILKVNDDLKTAKTIVSPTGAMNRGRRLHQIMFADRDYERVESDNVTERDHGGGLRPDVSIMDCSDRDYTIVMMRSTDRPKLLFDIVCTLTDMQYVVFHGVVYTGGKEAYQEFYIRHVDGLPIGSEAERERIIQCLEAAIERRASEGLELELCTEDRLGLLADITRIFRENSLCIKKAEISTKGGKAKDTFYVTDASGNPVDPRIIDSVRRQIGLTELQIKQNQNLPPEPPETTVQYLFSYFFKPRACQNKLIRSYS comes from the exons ATGGATGATGAGTTTGCCAAGCTTATCAGGAGGATGAACCCACCtag GGTCGTCATTGACAACAAAACTTGTGAAGATGCTACCGTTATCCAG GTCGATAGTTTAAACAAGCACGGGATTCTCCTCGAAGTGGTGCAGGTGCTCACGGATATGAATCTCGTGATAACAAAGGCGTACATATCGTCTGATGGTGGATGGTTCATGGACG TGTTCAATGTGGTCGACCAGGACGGGAAGAAAATCAGGGACAAGGAAGTGATGGATAATGTTAAGAGG AGAATCGAAAACAGTGCGAGCTTAGCTCCATCACGGAGGGGGTCTGTGGGGGTGATGCACTCTGAGGAGCAGACCTCCATCGAACTCACAGGCACTGACAGGCCTGGCCTGCTTTCTGAGGTGTGTGCAGTCCTCTCGACCCTTGACTGCAACGTCACAAATGCCGAGATATGGACCCACAACTACCGGGCTGCCGCGGTGGTTCATGTCACGGATGACCTAACAGGTTCCGCCATCAAGGACCCAAAGCGCCTTGTCACAATAAAGAAGAAGCTCTGTAACATCCTCAAGGTAAATGATGACCTTAAGACCGCGAAAACCATCGTCTCCCCTACCGGGGCAATGAACCGGGGGAGGAGGCTGCATCAGATTATGTTTGCAGACAGAGACTATGAGAGGGTTGAGAGTGATAATGTCACGGAAAGGGACCACGGCGGGGGCTTAAGACCTGATGTCAGTATCATGGACTGCAGTGACAGGGATTACACGATCGTGATGATGAGGTCGACTGATCGGCCGAAGCTGCTTTTTGATATAGTGTGCACGCTCACAGATATGCAGTACGTAGTTTTCCATGGAGTCGTTTACACTGGGGGAAAGGAAGCTTACCAG GAATTCTATATTCGTCATGTTGATGGTCTCCCTATAGGCTCTGAAGCCGAAAGAGAACGCATCATACAGTGTCTCGAAGCGGCGATCGAGAGGAGGGCATCGGAG GGTTTGGAGTTAGAACTGTGCACGGAGGACAGGTTAGGTCTCCTCGCCGACATCACGAGGATATTCCGGGAGAACAGCCTCTGCATTAAGAAGGCCGAGATCTCGACCAAAGGTGGGAAGGCCAAGGACACGTTTTACGTGACTGATGCCTCAGGCAACCCAGTCGATCCAAGAATCATCGACTCGGTGAGGAGACAGATCGGGCTAACTGAACTCCAGATCAAACAGAATCAGAACCTGCCGCCGGAACCCCCAGAGACGACTGTGCAGTACCTCTTCAGCTACTTCTTCAAGCCCCGGGCGTGTCAGAACAAACTGATCAGGTCCTACTCTTGA
- the LOC116196195 gene encoding ACT domain-containing protein ACR6 isoform X2, translating to MNLVITKAYISSDGGWFMDVFNVVDQDGKKIRDKEVMDNVKRRIENSASLAPSRRGSVGVMHSEEQTSIELTGTDRPGLLSEVCAVLSTLDCNVTNAEIWTHNYRAAAVVHVTDDLTGSAIKDPKRLVTIKKKLCNILKVNDDLKTAKTIVSPTGAMNRGRRLHQIMFADRDYERVESDNVTERDHGGGLRPDVSIMDCSDRDYTIVMMRSTDRPKLLFDIVCTLTDMQYVVFHGVVYTGGKEAYQEFYIRHVDGLPIGSEAERERIIQCLEAAIERRASEGLELELCTEDRLGLLADITRIFRENSLCIKKAEISTKGGKAKDTFYVTDASGNPVDPRIIDSVRRQIGLTELQIKQNQNLPPEPPETTVQYLFSYFFKPRACQNKLIRSYS from the exons ATGAATCTCGTGATAACAAAGGCGTACATATCGTCTGATGGTGGATGGTTCATGGACG TGTTCAATGTGGTCGACCAGGACGGGAAGAAAATCAGGGACAAGGAAGTGATGGATAATGTTAAGAGG AGAATCGAAAACAGTGCGAGCTTAGCTCCATCACGGAGGGGGTCTGTGGGGGTGATGCACTCTGAGGAGCAGACCTCCATCGAACTCACAGGCACTGACAGGCCTGGCCTGCTTTCTGAGGTGTGTGCAGTCCTCTCGACCCTTGACTGCAACGTCACAAATGCCGAGATATGGACCCACAACTACCGGGCTGCCGCGGTGGTTCATGTCACGGATGACCTAACAGGTTCCGCCATCAAGGACCCAAAGCGCCTTGTCACAATAAAGAAGAAGCTCTGTAACATCCTCAAGGTAAATGATGACCTTAAGACCGCGAAAACCATCGTCTCCCCTACCGGGGCAATGAACCGGGGGAGGAGGCTGCATCAGATTATGTTTGCAGACAGAGACTATGAGAGGGTTGAGAGTGATAATGTCACGGAAAGGGACCACGGCGGGGGCTTAAGACCTGATGTCAGTATCATGGACTGCAGTGACAGGGATTACACGATCGTGATGATGAGGTCGACTGATCGGCCGAAGCTGCTTTTTGATATAGTGTGCACGCTCACAGATATGCAGTACGTAGTTTTCCATGGAGTCGTTTACACTGGGGGAAAGGAAGCTTACCAG GAATTCTATATTCGTCATGTTGATGGTCTCCCTATAGGCTCTGAAGCCGAAAGAGAACGCATCATACAGTGTCTCGAAGCGGCGATCGAGAGGAGGGCATCGGAG GGTTTGGAGTTAGAACTGTGCACGGAGGACAGGTTAGGTCTCCTCGCCGACATCACGAGGATATTCCGGGAGAACAGCCTCTGCATTAAGAAGGCCGAGATCTCGACCAAAGGTGGGAAGGCCAAGGACACGTTTTACGTGACTGATGCCTCAGGCAACCCAGTCGATCCAAGAATCATCGACTCGGTGAGGAGACAGATCGGGCTAACTGAACTCCAGATCAAACAGAATCAGAACCTGCCGCCGGAACCCCCAGAGACGACTGTGCAGTACCTCTTCAGCTACTTCTTCAAGCCCCGGGCGTGTCAGAACAAACTGATCAGGTCCTACTCTTGA